In Perca fluviatilis chromosome 18, GENO_Pfluv_1.0, whole genome shotgun sequence, one genomic interval encodes:
- the nudt14 gene encoding LOW QUALITY PROTEIN: uridine diphosphate glucose pyrophosphatase NUDT14 (The sequence of the model RefSeq protein was modified relative to this genomic sequence to represent the inferred CDS: substituted 4 bases at 4 genomic stop codons) — protein MEEINNIEVTPCTESDYLKPLRVHYNQNGTKKSWDFMRTHDSVSVLIFNTSSHCFVLVKQFRPAVYMCEWERTQPPTSLLRKKLEEGLRXSPXLSGGQWSGPQWQLLSGPQXASPLASVRLXDKPDLSLEEIARQEVLEECGYDVPASKLKRITSYRSGVGVTGAKQTMFYAEVSDDNCVSAGGGEPKEGELIEVVKVPLHEAMTFAYDERIPKTMGVIFSFIWFHNNMSPKYKISTNV, from the exons ATGGAAGAGATTAATAACATTGAAGTCACTCCGTGCACAGAGTCCGACTATCTGAAACCGCTCAGGGTGCACTATAACCAG AATGGCACAAAGAAATCCTGGGACTTCATGCGAACCCATGATAG tGTATCAGTGCTGATCTTCAACACCAGCTCACACTGTTTTGTCCTTGTCAAGCAGTTCCGCCCAG CTGTATACATGTGTGAGTGGGAAAGGACCCAGCCGCCTACTAGTCTGCTGCGAAAAAAATTAGAGGAGGGGCTCCGATAAAGCCCCTGATTATCCGGAGGGCAGTGGTCGGGCCCCCAGTGGCAGCTGCTCAGTGGGCCTCAGTGAGCCTCACCTCTGGCCTCTGTGCGGCTGTAGGACAAACCCGACCTATCTCTGGAGGAGATCGCCCGGCAGGAGGTGCTGGAGGAGTGTGGCTACGATGTGCCTGCCTCTAAACTGAAGAGGATTACTTCTTACAG GTCAGGCGTAGGTGTAACAGGCGCCAAGCAGACCATGTTTTACGCCGAGGTGTCTGATGACAACTGTGTGAGCGCAGGTGGAGGTGAGCCAAAGGAGGGAGAGCTTATCGAGGTGGTCAAAGTCCCGCTGCACGAGGCCATGACGTTCGCCTACGACGAGCGTATACCCAAAACCATGGGCGTCATATTTAGTTTCATCTGGTTCCATAATAACATGTCTCCCAAGTACAAGATCTCCACCAATGTGTAA